The following are encoded together in the Humulus lupulus chromosome 5, drHumLupu1.1, whole genome shotgun sequence genome:
- the LOC133778539 gene encoding uncharacterized protein At5g41620-like, whose amino-acid sequence MKRVGGGGEGGAEKEENLGEKLRRRVVLVGKREGPCTPVASSWRLFSLSGHQTFIKDPSFTSQPPITAASFSVSVRKLGAALWELQQYLPLAKMNRGVHNNGGPPPPRLRHHLHPHHHLHRGDKAALDLSNFLADNSPSSPEQPASAGSLRRHVAASLMQHHRTIERSNHHALQPVSPASYGSSLEVAPYNPAITPTSSLDFRGRIGESHYNLKTSTELLKVLNRIWSLEEQHASNMSLIKALKTELDHARLKVKELLRERQADRHEIDGLVKQFTEDKLVRKSKEQDRIHAAIQSVRDELEDERKLRKRSESLHRKLARELSEVKSTLSGALKEREREKKSRKMLEDLCDEFAKGITEYEQEVRALKQKADGDWTGRADRDRLILHVSESWLDERMQMQLEESQCGVSDKGSIVEKLRLEIETFLRAKHMHATKTEKLVSRERRNSLESVHLNEAVSAPQDVDDDDDDDDSLGSGSQCFELQKPNNTAFKSNGNEAEDDCLDDKVKVSNTKKKDESSERINGRNPSSLQVKFEEKMARAVSSDGNKKSQLVNTELGRNVEEKPNEISISQMPEHHEATEETSYEKTKKQDEIQLLNSNETVGNLIRNQYLMSDGGNLHLENNNSEASCSNLGWRNHASPVRQWMSKLTSPELDIPESSSKLPAGLKDNTLKAKLLEARSKGRRLRPKVSKFSF is encoded by the exons ATGAAAAGGGTAGGAGGAGGTGGGGAAGGGGGAGCAGAAAAGGAGGAAAATTTGGGAGAAAAGTTAAGGAGGAGAGTGGTTTTGGTAGGGAAAAGAGAGGGGCCCTGTACTCCAGTAGCGTCCTCATGGAGACTTTTTTCACTTTCTGGCCATCAAACCTTCATTAAAGACCCTTCTTTTACTTCTCAACCTCCCATTACTGCTGCTTCTTTTTCTGTCTCTGTTAGAAAGCTAGGAGCTGCTCTTTGGGAGCTTCAGCAATACTTGCCTCTTGCTAAAATGAACCGGGGTGTGCACAATAATGGTGGTCCTCCTCCTCCTAGGCTGCGTCACCACCTACACCCTCATCATCACCTTCATAGAGGAGACAAGGCTGCTCTTGACCTTTCTAACTTTCTGGCTGATAACTCTCCCAGCTCTCCTGAACAG CCAGCTAGTGCAGGCAGTTTGAGGAGGCATGTCGCCGCATCATTGATGCAACACCATCGAACAATTGAAAGGAGCAATCATCACGCCTTGCAACCTGTATCTCCAGCAAGTTATGGTAGTTCTTTGGAG GTGGCACCTTATAATCCTGCCATTACTCCTACAAGCTCTTTAGATTTCAGGGGAAGAATTGGTGAATCACATTATAATCTTAAAACATCCACCGAACTTTTAAAAGTATTAAATAGGATATGGAGCTTGGAAGAACAGCATGCCTCCAATATGTCGTTAATAAAGGCATTGAAAACAGAGCTGGATCATGCCCGTTTAAAGGTAAAAGAGTTGCTTCGGGAACGACAAGCAGATCGACATGAAATAGATGGTTTGGTGAAGCAATTCACTGAAGATAAACTTGTAAGGAAGAGTAAAGAACAGGATCGTATTCATGCTGCAATTCAGTCTGTGAGGGATGAGTTAGAAGACGAGAGGAAACTGAGAAAGCGATCAGAGAGTCTACACAGAAAATTAGCTAGGGAGCTTTCTGAGGTAAAATCTACACTTTCTGGTGCTCTGAAAGAGCGGGAAAGAGAGAAAAAGTCGAGGAAAATGTTAGAAGACCTGTGTGATGAGTTTGCTAAGGGCATAACAGAATACGAACAAGAGGTTCGCGCTTTGAAACAGAAAGCTGATGGTGATTGGACTGGAAGGGCAGATCGTGATCGTTTGATTCTCCATGTATCTGAATCTTGGCTTGATGAGCGGATGCAAATGCAGCTAGAAGAATCTCAGTGTGGTGTTTCTGACAAGGGATCAATAGTGGAGAAATTAAGGCTTGAGATAGAAACCTTCCTTCGAGCTAAACATATGCATGCTActaaaactgaaaaattggtgtCAAGAGAGCGTAGGAATTCACTCGAGTCTGTCCATCTGAATGAAGCTGTGAGTGCACCTCAAGATGTGGATGATGATGACGACGATGATGATTCATTAGGCAGTGGTTCTCAATGTTTTGAGCTTCAAAAACCAAACAACACAGCGTTCAAATCGAATGGGAATGAAGCTGAAGATGATTGTCTTGATGACAAGGTGAAAGTGAGCAACACGAAGAAAAAAGACGAGTCCAGTGAGAGGATAAATGGGCGTAATCCATCTAGCTTGCAAGTTAAGTTTGAAGAAAAAATGGCTAGGGCTGTGTCATCTGATGGAAACAAGAAATCCCAGTTGGTAAATACAGAGCTGGGGAGAAACGTAGAAGAGAAGCCAAATGAAATAAGTATATCCCAAATGCCTGAACATCATGAAGCGACTGAAGAGACAAGCTATGAGAAAACAAAGAAACAAGACGAAATACAGCTGCTTAATTCGAACGAAACAGTTGGAAATCTTATAAGAAATCAATATTTGATGTCAGATGGAGGAAATCTACATCTTGAGAATAATAACAGCGAGGCTTCTTGCAGTAACTTGGGATGGAGGAATCATGCTAGTCCAGTACGACAGTGGATGTCAAAACTCACATCCCCAGAACTTGACATCCCCGAGTCTTCCTCAAAGTTGCCTGCGGGGTTGAAGGACAACACTTTAAAGGCAAAGCTTCTTGAAGCAAGATCAAAAGGTCGACGATTACGTCCAAAAGTTTCCAAATTTTCCTTTTAA
- the LOC133778540 gene encoding uncharacterized protein LOC133778540 translates to MGGTVLELFEVGPCKDAYQMGFLIGQRFANQIRSRLGNDLILQNQLRPFAQSSQSQPLIQALSSNNQKRFPRYWDELVGLAEGSGVAALDIILINFRKEILPFLPKTELSNVPTVDDVSDDCSDVIVISDSMAIVAHNEDANIALIDRTYLIKGSLSNGLSFLAYTYAGELPSCAFGVNSHGLAFTLNSVPPSENEIEAGGIGRNFISRDLLEATSIEDALSKIRSSEVSVGHSYNLIEIGRRRIVNVETASRNRVSIHEIGKTPYFHANMYLHLQVPQLQDENSISRQRKAAVLPKNTTEEILAVLGDSEDPKYPIYMTGPTLYTLCTAVIDVDQQTLSIIQGNPHKREVSHIFDLSSRDFKRL, encoded by the exons ATGGGAGGAACTGTGTTGGAGTTGTTTGAAGTTGGGCCCTGCAAAGATGCCTACCAGATGGGCTTTCTAATAGGCCAAAGGTTTGCAAACCAGATTAGAAGCAGGTTGGGCAATGATCTCATTCTCCAAAATCAGCTTCGCCCTTTTGCACAATCCTCACAATCACAGCCGTTGATTCAAGCTCTCTCTTCCAACAACCAAAAGAGGTTCCCAAGATATTGGGATGAGCTTGTGGGTTTGGCAGAAGGTAGTGGTGTGGCTGCTCTTGAT ATAATACTGATTAACTTCAGGAAAGAGATTCTTCCATTTCTTCCTAAGACAGAGTTGAGCAATGTTCCTACTGTGGATGATGTCTCAGATGACTGTTCTGATGTTATTGTTATTAGTGATTCCATGGCCATTGTTGCTCACAATGAGGATGCAAATATTGCTCTAATTGACCGCAC ATATTTGATCAAAGGATCTCTTTCAAATGGGTTATCATTCCTTGCTTACACATACGCAGGAGAGCTCCCAAGTTGTGCTTTTGGGGTCAACAGTCATGGGCTA GCATTTACGCTGAATTCGGTTCCACCATCTGAAAATGAGATTGAAGCTGGAGGAATAGGGCGAAACTTCATTTCGCGAGACCTACTCGAAGCAACAAGCATTGAGGATGCATTATCC AAAATCCGTTCTTCAGAAGTCTCTGTGGGGCATAGTTACAATCTAATCGAAATAGGGAGGCGTAGGATTGTCAACGTGGAAACAGCGTCCAGAAATCGAGTTTCGATCCATGAGATTGGCAAAACACCATACTTTCATGCAAACATGTATCTCCATCTTCAGGTTCCTCAG TTGCAAGATGAGAACTCAATAAGCAGGCAAAGAAAAGCAGCTGTGCTACCAAAAAATACAACAGAAGAAATCCTAGCAGTTCTTGGAGATTCAGAAGATCCAAAATACCCCATCTACATGACAG GTCCAACGCTCTACACTTTATGCACAGCTGTAATAGACGTAGACCAGCAAACACTGTCGATTATTCAAGGAAATCCACATAAAAGAGAAGTTTCACACATCTTTGATCTGTCTTCTAGAGATTTCAAGCGGCTATAA
- the LOC133778542 gene encoding uncharacterized protein LOC133778542: protein MAVSFRWIMQLHKDVPKAARFYSEGLDFTVNVCTLRWAELQSGPLKLALMQSPIDRAIQKEYSSSLSFTVTDINSTVTKLMALGAELDGPIKYEIHGKVAAMRCVDGHMLGLYERA, encoded by the exons ATGGCAGTTTCATTTAGGTGGATAATGCAGCTTCATAAGGACGTGCCCAAAGCAGCTCGATTCTACTCGGAGGGACTGGACTTCACCGTTAACGTCTGCACTCTCCGTTGGGCTGAGCTTCAGTCTGGTCCACTTAAACTCGCTCTCATGCAATCCCCAAT TGATCGTGCAATACAGAAGGAGTACTCTTCATCATTATCTTTCACAGTAACAGACATCAACAGTACAGTAACAAAATTAATGGCATTAGGAGCTGAACTAGATGGTCCAATCAAATATGAGATCCATGGAAAG GTTGCAGCAATGAGATGTGTTGATGGGCACATGTTGGGCCTTTATGAACGTGCATAG